Sequence from the Alosa sapidissima isolate fAloSap1 chromosome 21, fAloSap1.pri, whole genome shotgun sequence genome:
CCTTTATAAGAAAtcgagagtgtgagtgtgtgagtgttttctttcagtgaaatgctatcatgtcctttcctccctctctttctctttatctatctatctatctatcagattCTGACCGAATGGATACAGATGCCGAGCAGTCTGAAAGGGtgaggatctctctctctctctctctcacgcaaacaaacacacatacagagttcaccatcacatgcatgcatatttaAATCATAAATCACAAGACCTCTTATCTccttttatttctttctctttccttttaaCTCActtggcgcacacacacacacacacgcctaaacAGAGTTCACACTCACAGCACTCTAAAGCATACTGACTACCTatctcattttcattttctcttttttactttcactttctgtctttctctctttctcgctcacacacacacacacacagtcctaaaTATAgttcagtctctcacacacacagcagcattccAGGGCATGCTGAACtaatgtgtgtttctctctctgtctgtcccagaCTGAGGACAAGTTTGAGGGCGAGCCCCCCTCCGCAGAGTCAACAGACGGCAAGCGAGTGAAGAGCGAGACCACAGAACAGGAAGTGAAcgagggggagagaggtgaCGAGTGCCCATCAGGTGAGCATGGGGCATTGTGTTGACTGCACAGCAAGGGAGCTAAAACCCATAGGTCCCAGCATAGCTTACTAGCACGTCTCTTAAGGAGCTAAAACCCATAGGTCCCAGCATAGCTTACTAGCACGTCTCTTAAGGCGTCGGGAGGTTTACCTAacgtacatactgcacagctacaTACCAGCCCGCTTCTGTTCCAAGGCCACAAGAGCTCATGCCTTATAGTCTCCTCAAAGCAGGACATTACAATGCACTTATACACACATGATGAAAGACAAATAACAGCTGCAACAACATAAATATATCTGAACTataaatattatattgtatgATAATAGTTAATGCACCTTGTGGTCTGAATTTATAATAAATGTGAGTCCTGTCTGAATGCAACAGTAGGATGGCAATCCCTTTCAGGTACTTTAGAGATctttggatgaatgaatgaataaatctaTATAGAATGTGTGTTCGTAGCAGCCAATCCATGTAGGTCTTAGGCCAAGATAGTTTTGTTGATCATGTATGTGTGATGAGGATTTCCCCCTGTGTCTGAgtgggtttttgtgtgtgtgtgcgtgtgtgatggcATGGGGGTGGTGTCTATGACCATGAGCCCAACTTTTCCTTCCTTCTCCCAGAGGAGGGCCTGGAGGCGGGGTCTATGCTGGTGGAAAGGGAGGACACTATGGAGAGGGCGGAGCTTGAGCTGGTGGAGGCAAATATCGCCacggcagcagctgctgctctcGCCTCTGCTGCCACTAAAGCCAAGGTgagtttcaaacacacacacacaaacagaactcAGAAGCCCCTTCCCTCATCCACACTAcattgctctctcacacacacacacacacacactgatctcaaacattcacacactagCATCTCACACTGATACCCCTCTCTTCCATACGCATactcagtcactcacttacagtgataacacacacacactaacatctcACACTGATACCCCCTCCATCCACACAGCTAGCTtgctttctgacacacacactcacacacgcactctcgcgcacgcacacacgcgcacccatttacgcacacactcacacacgcacccattcacacgcacacacacatgcacacatacacgcactcatacacacacacacacactcatacacacacacacacactcaccactggCCTTCCCCTCTGTGCTGCAGCACCTGGCGGCGGTGGAGGAGCGCAAGATCAAGTCTCTGGTGGCCCTGCTGGTGGAGACGCAGATGAAGAAGCTGGAGATCAAGCTGAGACACTTCGAGGAGCTGGAGACCATCATGGACCGCGAGAAGGAggctgtgagtacacacacacactcacacatactaagGGGTTTGCTCTCGGTGTTCTCCCTGACTGTAAAATATAGATACTTGCAGTACTtacattgtctgtgtgtgtgtgtttactgctaATTTTAGATGTGACCTCCATTCTTATATGGGAATTGTTTGTGTTATATTCTATTTACTAAATGTCTATGTTTTGTATCACATGTTTTCTTAACGAATGGCAAAGGTTAAACTCTTATTGTGAATTAATAATGTGCATAATGTGGATGTTGACTTGGTTGTGGCGATGTAATGGACATGGCAGTTGGGATTAAGTACGCCATCATTAAACTTTTGaacagtgttttattttcatgtaacacttactgtacatgtaacactgtgtgtgtatgtgtgtgtgtgtttacagctgGAGCAGCAGAGGCAGCAGTTGTTGACTGAGAGGCAGAATTTCCACCAGGAGCAGGTGAAGTATGCAGAGTTGAAGGCCAGACAACAGCTAGAACAGccggcacccacacacacaccaggtttcAACCTACAGCACGgtaagagcacacacacgcgcacacacacacaccttcaaccTACAGCGCAgtgcaaagcacacacacacacacagtgacggaCTGGGCGGTCTGGCATTTGGGCAGATGCCAGAAGGGCCACGGCCCCTCGTGGGCCGTTTGGGCCGGCCAATCACAGAGCGGCATGCTTGTCGGGTTTGCCATTTATCGTAACGGTTTTACAATATCTCTCGGCCCACTATCAAGCATCAACAGTGTTCCATGGCTTCCAACAAGCCATTTATCTCTTAACTCCCTTTTCCTCTTTCATAGTAGGAAACTGATCAGTATTTATACCAGACATGAGTCTCTACACTACAGTCATGGTGACCCTCAATATTTACATCAGTCTACATTCTTTTGTAACCTTATTCAATCAAATGATTTAAAAGTGCATGATTTGAAATTGGAATACAATAAAAATGACTTCTGGGAATTTCAAAACCGAATGCATCTACTTCCTTCAGCACGGGGAATTGCCGATCTAGCATGCCTTGATCCTCGGAATTTTCCCCTTATAAAAGCTAATAAACTGCCCCCAAATGCACTTCGAAACATAAGAGAATGTCTGCTTAAATTCAGTGAAGGTGCTACGGTTGAAAATCTACAGTCGGAATTGACACATCTCGCCACGCACTGGGACAGCCTGAAAAAGTCTCCTCTAAACGAGTATACAGTCAAAGCGTCGGACTTTGATGATGCCGCAGAGATATAGGAAGATACAGAAATAAACCTGGTGAGCAAGAAATGTGCTACCTGCAAGAATTGTGCAATCTGTTGCTATTTCCTTctccgtggggcagaagacgcttggtgccacaacgttataaacttgacttaaatagtcggctgctgtaagcttcAATCGGAATTTTTTATATACCCCTggtcccctgttgtctcaatgataataacatctcatttcaagctatatttcagagtttgccgttGATTTGcattaacatcgtattttgtcatttttggcgaagacatgcattcctttTAGGGAttttgaacatattgaacattctctaaccatcgtgatttcgaattggtgcagttttcagcacaaaaactcattttgttcttttcatggagagcactgctcaatgctgttctatggtgctttctgcctcttgcgcacgaatgttttcgtgacgttgcatagaaatccatgtattctaggctattcttttttcattttcatatttcatattgcattcatttttttggAGTTGTGCATTGATATATCCATGTTCTTGGTTCAGTCTTTATGCATATTAAAGTTAGAGTTCATCACCAATGGGGCTACAAACGTGTTATGTCCGCATGCGaagttatatctgtgtgttgcGGGCACATGCACGCGCGTGCATGCGCGTCCCCGTGTGGGCCGCTGGTTGGTGAAAATGCCAGGGCTGCAGtcactgcacatacacatgccttgaacctacagcacacacagtaagagtacacacagacacacatacacctgctTACATCCTGTAGTCTACAGctcagcacacatgcacattctaacttatagcttgtgtgtgtgtgtgtgtgtgtgtgtcagggcgtGTGATGGCTACAGGGGGAGCAGGTCAGATGATGGGACCTCGACAGCCAGGAGCCCCAAATGGCATGTGTGagttggaacacacacacacagacaaacaattgAAACGATACACACCTCATGCAAACACTATCAGACACATACAAAGgcatattagattagattagattagattagattcattGAGCTCCACTGGCTTCCTTTAGctgcccgcatcaaattcaagtcactaATGCTTGCATGCAAAGTGATTGCTGGGTCTTCACCCACTTCCTAAAGTGCTCTCATAAAGCCTTATGGTACCCCTCGGCCGCTGCGCTCCTCCAAGAAACGTCGTCTGGTGCTGCTGCCCCCACACCCATGGCCATCCAGACTTTTTACATCTGTGGTCCCCCGATGGTGGACTGATCTCCCAAGTCCCATCAGAGCAGGGGCGTCCCTCGCTCAAAAGACTCTTGAAGACACAACTCTTCCAAGAATACCTCCTCTCCCAGCGCTTCTGACAACCTCACACACCTAATACACACTTCCCATGCTCTTCCCCCTCACACACCTAATACACACTTACCATGCTCTTCCCCCTCACACACCTAATACACACTTCCCATGCTCTTCCCCCTCACACACCTAATACACACTTCCCATGCTcttcaccctcacacacctaatacacacttcccatgctcttcaccctcacacacctaaTACACACTTCCCATGCTCTTCCCCCTCACGCCTaacagagctagtgagcggagcgaGAGCGATCGAGGAGCGGAGCGGATGGAATTTTGGTGGAGCGCCGGAGCGCATTTAGAGGCCGGAGCGGGCGCTCTGGTGCGCTCCAATTTCGCTCAGATACCGCTCATTCCACCCAGAATTCCACCCAGTTTGTTAAATATTTTAGAAAAGAAACTGATAAGGCATACACGTGTACTATtactacaaaaaaaaatagatacGAACAACGTAGAGCAAGAGCAACCATGTGGTGAAACAGTTTCAGTCGGTAAAGATTCATATTGGAATCTAAGAAGACACATGTCATGAGAGTGTGCTACgggaacacacacagaacaaagaaaaacgtgagcaatttgaatatgcttcatatTAAGTACAAGGCTAAAGTAAATACAGGCTAATTGTAAAAAATAAATTTGTTTTGCCattcaaagtaggcctaattcgGTTTTTGTcgtcattttctcgtatttgaaaaaaatgcccagatccgtttattgggtgccacggatgtctatcaaatgcgtctgtgcatagctcatcatcgtcttgctttcccccctgttctgtgattggttccctatctgaggcaaaaattagggcggtagtttccaggctgccttagcagcgtgaatcaaatcgcgcgcaaggcagcatgggaacacccaggctagtagctttttagcttaaatgttaaaatgttaaatgttaatagcttaaatgttattccattgctgtaagtcactttggataaatgtgtccgccaaatgaataaatgtaaatgtaaattagaTATatttgtggacacacacacacacacacacacacacacacacacttcacctttaGTGTATCTAAGTTAAAGGCAGCTTGTTGTTTCCGTTCTCAGACCCCACACCACCCAACGCACAGCCTGATGGGATAGTGCCCGTTTCTGCTGGTCCTCCAGGAGTACCACACATCCCAGGACGACCTGTGACAGACAGCTGAGATCACACCCCTTTATACACAACCCATCACATGATTCAGCGAACACATCATCTAACGAACCAGCCAATTACAGACATGTGTTACAGTGTCCTCTAGTTAGACCTCCTGAAGTTCGTCTACAAAAAGGAAATCTAGGTACCTTTTTTGCCCATATATGGAGATCCGGgaaccatctttgcccatataggaagatccggatctccttatataggcaaagatggcagcctTGGGTCCcttttgtaggtgaacttcagaggtctataaaCAACCAGTCACAAAtggctgagaacacacacacacgcacactccaaCATCCATACACTGTCACAGAGATGTGTGTATTGAGCTGAAGGCCTCATCTGGCGCTGTGGATGCAGACGTGTGGATGATCATGATTTCCCAGcatcgtgtgtgtgtcccttatGTATATTAACCTGGCTGAAACACTGCAGGTTCTCCGTGTCCACTctgttgtatttgtatttgtaataTTCCAGTGGTCAATGCTgttgcttttgttgttgttttgttttgtttttaagacACATGCCTTGTGATTTTTGTACCTGCTTTTACTTCAGTGTCACTGATGTTTACGCTTGTTGAGTTTTGATAAGGCTGTATGTAATCAGTCCAAGTCTAACAGGCT
This genomic interval carries:
- the LOC121696022 gene encoding SWI/SNF complex subunit SMARCC1-like isoform X2; amino-acid sequence: MSFPPSLSLYLSIYLSDSDRMDTDAEQSERTEDKFEGEPPSAESTDGKRVKSETTEQEVNEGERGDECPSEEGLEAGSMLVEREDTMERAELELVEANIATAAAAALASAATKAKHLAAVEERKIKSLVALLVETQMKKLEIKLRHFEELETIMDREKEALEQQRQQLLTERQNFHQEQVKYAELKARQQLEQPAPTHTPGFNLQHGGAGQMMGPRQPGAPNGMYPTPPNAQPDGIVPVSAGPPGVPHIPGRPVTDS
- the LOC121696022 gene encoding SWI/SNF complex subunit SMARCC1-like isoform X3, which codes for MSFPPSLSLYLSIYLSDSDRMDTDAEQSERTEDKFEGEPPSAESTDGKRVKSETTEQEVNEGERGDECPSEEGLEAGSMLVEREDTMERAELELVEANIATAAAAALASAATKAKHLAAVEERKIKSLVALLVETQMKKLEIKLRHFEELETIMDREKEALEQQRQQLLTERQNFHQEQVKYAELKARQQLEQPAPTHTPGFNLQHDPTPPNAQPDGIVPVSAGPPGVPHIPGRPVTDS
- the LOC121696022 gene encoding SWI/SNF complex subunit SMARCC1-like isoform X1, giving the protein MSFPPSLSLYLSIYLSDSDRMDTDAEQSERTEDKFEGEPPSAESTDGKRVKSETTEQEVNEGERGDECPSEEGLEAGSMLVEREDTMERAELELVEANIATAAAAALASAATKAKHLAAVEERKIKSLVALLVETQMKKLEIKLRHFEELETIMDREKEALEQQRQQLLTERQNFHQEQVKYAELKARQQLEQPAPTHTPGFNLQHGRVMATGGAGQMMGPRQPGAPNGMYPTPPNAQPDGIVPVSAGPPGVPHIPGRPVTDS